One Coprobacter fastidiosus genomic window, TTCAAAAAAAACAAAGAAAAAGTCATTTGTTTTTCTCGAAAAGAATTTCAAATTTTGTAATCCTGTTTTTGATTTTGATAGAAAAATTTGATTGATAAAAATGAGTTCAAATCATGTCACTTTGTGGGACCGCTGTTTGGACATTATTAAGGACAATCTTTCGGAGAGCGCTTATGTTATGTGGTTTACTCCGGTCAGGGCTTTAAGCTTTGACAATAATGTCTTGACACTTGGTGTTCCTTCTTATTTCTTTTACGAATATCTGGAAGAGCATTATATAGATCTTCTGCAACGAGTGTTGTATCGCGTTTTTGGAAACGGGGTGCAATTGAAGTATCAGGTTGGTGTCGTAGAGAATCCCAAAACGGATGTCGTTGTTGCCGGAGCTAATAAATCTGTTAATGCAGTGCCGCAGGTAAGCGCTCCTGCAACTCATGTTCCTGATCCGTTTAAACAGCAGGTGTATGAAGAATTGGACTCGCAATTGAATCCGGTTTATAATTTTGAAAATTATTATTCGGGAGTAAGTAATAAACTTGCTCGTACAGCAGGTGAGTCTATTGCTGAAAAACCCGGTAAGACAGCCTTTAACCCTTTGTTCTTGTATGGAGAATCGGGCGTTGGAAAAACACATTTGGTGCAGGCTATCGGTATACGTATAAAGGAAAAAGATCCTTCGGCACGTGTTTTGTATTTGTCTTCTCATCTTTTTCAGGTACAATATACAAATGCTGTCAGAAGCAATACAGTCAATGATTTTATCAATTTCTATCAAAGTATAGATGTCTTGTTGATTGATGATATTCAGGATTTGGCGGGAAAAACCGGAACACAGAATACCTTTTTCCATATTTTCAATCATCTACATCAGAATAATAAGCAACTGGTACTTACTTCGGATCGTCCTCCCGTTTCTTTGGAGGGTATGGTTCCCCGTTTGTTGACTCGTTTTAAGTGGGGGCTTACTGCAGAAGTAGAAAGGCCTGATTATGAGTTGCGTAGAAATATTCTTTTAAATAAAATACATCAAGACGGTCTACCTATTTCAGAAGAAGTAGTTGATTATATTGCTCGTAATGTTGCCGATAATGTTCGCGATCTGGAAGGGATTATTGTTTCGTTGATGGCTCGTTCTACGATATTTAATCGTGAAATAACGATCGATTTGGCAGAACGTGTCCTTTCGACCAGCGTTCATGTAGAGAAGAAACAGGTTACAATAGAACTCATTCAAGAAAAAGTTTGCGGATTTTATGATATGGATCCTAAACTTCTTCAGGCAAAGACTCGTAAAAGAGAAATTGTTCAGGCACGTCAAATATCTATGTATCTGTCAAAAAAATATACCGATTACTCGTTGTCCCGTATCGGAGATATATTGGGGAGAAAGGATCATGCCACTGTTTTGCACGCATGTAAAACGATCAGTGAACAATTAGAAATTGATAAAGCTTTAAGAGCTAATGTTCTTGAAATAGAAGAATCTTTAAAAAAATAGACTTCGGTTACTCCTGTTCCGGAACAATGTTAAAACTGTCCGGTTTTAGTTCATGTTGTAATGAAATATACGGTTGATGATATAGATATTTATATAATGACTCATAATAGAGCGGATTATCTGATGCTCTCTATAGAGAGTCTGTTAAATCAATCGGCAGGAGTTAGCAAAATTACTGTGCTTGATAATGAAAGTACAGATAATACGTTATCGGCAGTAGAACGCTTTTCTTCTCGT contains:
- the dnaA gene encoding chromosomal replication initiator protein DnaA produces the protein MSSNHVTLWDRCLDIIKDNLSESAYVMWFTPVRALSFDNNVLTLGVPSYFFYEYLEEHYIDLLQRVLYRVFGNGVQLKYQVGVVENPKTDVVVAGANKSVNAVPQVSAPATHVPDPFKQQVYEELDSQLNPVYNFENYYSGVSNKLARTAGESIAEKPGKTAFNPLFLYGESGVGKTHLVQAIGIRIKEKDPSARVLYLSSHLFQVQYTNAVRSNTVNDFINFYQSIDVLLIDDIQDLAGKTGTQNTFFHIFNHLHQNNKQLVLTSDRPPVSLEGMVPRLLTRFKWGLTAEVERPDYELRRNILLNKIHQDGLPISEEVVDYIARNVADNVRDLEGIIVSLMARSTIFNREITIDLAERVLSTSVHVEKKQVTIELIQEKVCGFYDMDPKLLQAKTRKREIVQARQISMYLSKKYTDYSLSRIGDILGRKDHATVLHACKTISEQLEIDKALRANVLEIEESLKK